A window of the Gossypium hirsutum isolate 1008001.06 chromosome A05, Gossypium_hirsutum_v2.1, whole genome shotgun sequence genome harbors these coding sequences:
- the LOC121229475 gene encoding phosphoglycerate mutase-like protein 1, whose protein sequence is MNTTAAQFPYPWQRCKIIHLVRHGQAMHNVEGDKDHNALLSPHLFDAQLSPLGLQQVCKLRKEVHARGLFKRIELVVTSPLYRTMQTAIGVFGNESSADGGNTDNFSAKPGGLDCPQIMAVELCRDRLGVRPCDMRRTVSECEALFPSIDFSMMDGEDDSVWNPDIREPEEEIAARMVLFMNWLWTRPEQEIVIVSHGIILQQILKVLGNDCHQAVSSALCQRFDNCELRSVVIVDKSPRAVDSTLCSSRDVAKQQHVLREEVSN, encoded by the exons ATGAACACCACCGCAGCTCAATTTCCATACCCATGGCAGCGTTGCAAAATTATTCACTTG GTGAGGCATGGACAAGCAATGCATAACGTAGAAGGAGACAAGGACCATAATGCACTGTTGTCTCCTCACCTATTTGATGCCCAACTCTCCCCGTTGGGATTGCAGCAG GTTTGTAAACTTCGCAAGGAGGTTCATGCTAGAGGGCTTTTTAAAAGGATCGAGTTAGTGGTCACCTCCCCTTTGTACag GACCATGCAAACTGCTATTGGAGTTTTTGGTAATGAAAGCAGCGCAGATGGAGGGAATACTGATAATTTTTCTGCAAAACCCGGTGGTCTCGATTGCCCCCAAATCATGGCAGTTGAGCTTTGTCGAGACCGCTTG GGGGTTCGACCTTGTGATATGAGGCGAACGGTTAGCGAATGCGAAGCTCTTTTCCCTTCTATTGATTTTTCAATG ATGGATGGCGAAGATGACAGCGTGTGGAATCCGGACATTCGAGAGCCTGAAGAGGAAATTGCTGCACGGATGGTCTTGTTTATGAACTG GTTGTGGACAAGGCCAGAGCAGGAGATAGTGATTGTCAGCCATGGCATCATACTTCAGCAAATATTAAAAGTACTTGGAAATGACTGTCATCAAGCTGTTAGCTCTGCCTTATGCCAACG CTTCGACAATTGTGAACTTCGTTCGGTGGTCATTGTCGATAAAAG CCCAAGGGCAGTGGATTCAACGCTTTGCTCATCAAGAGATGTTGCAAAGCAGCAGCATGTGTTAAGGGAGGAAGTTTCCAACTAA
- the LOC107957849 gene encoding protein odr-4 homolog isoform X2 — translation MVKAVVGEESQLQLAEDRLSRSSEPAQVGLVIGKLNSALDRGFVFDLVPTPQNDAGQPACSVLEPAKDNKKKGSKSKSQTSDSSSNLAIDKDWVAEHARQVSRMMVGGIKVVGIYVWASESAFKNSTMVLCQTVKGVAEAASTLEDDLDERLLIHICYSPRRWTCRNCTLSSNITSSSLRPCDFKMGRVLTSLQTFKCLYNFDLRLPIYQEKTSKSETLVDVLYNGISNYVKELRGAKAVIDGNLVVNDEACTTEGLHEVELLLPFMKDMYIEACSQKDVVGVVNFTGSLCSFSFLNSKEPISQAFADIKDDIIRSLRSRLDIICDEADEDPGPIDNGIKEAGNDLASEKPVSQLVLHSLRKNCNLSLPRRVFVPWLAGTYICDYLQPSETLE, via the exons ATGGTGAAAGCAGTGGTCGGAGAAGAAAGCCAACTCCAGCTAGCTGAGGATCGTCTCTCCCGATCTTCAGAACCGGCTCAG GTTGGTCTGGTGATAGGGAAACTCAACTCCGCTCTGGACCGCGGCTTCGTGTTCGATTTAGTACCCACTCCTCAAAACGACGCCGGACAACCAGCTTGTTCGGTTTTGGAGCCAGCAAAAGACAACAAGAAAAAAGGATCGAAATCCAAATCTCAGACGTCTGATTCTTCCTCTAATTTGGCCATTGACAAGGATTGGGTCGCTGAACATGCTCGCCAA GTGTCAAGAATGATGGTGGGTGGAATCAAAGTAGTGGGTATTTATGTGTGGGCAAGTGAGTCCGCTTTCAAGAATTCGACCATGGTGCTTTGCCAG ACTGTGAAGGGAGTTGCTGAAGCAGCTTCCACTTTGGAGGATGACCTTGATGAAAGATTGCTTATTCACATATGTTATAGCCCAAGGAG ATGGACATGTCGGAATTGTACACTGTCATCAAATATTACGTCAAGCAGCTTACGGCCTTGTGACTTCAAAATGGGGAGGGTCTTAACTTCTCTTCAAACTTTTAAGTGCTTGTACAATTTTGATCTTAG GCTGCCAATTTATCAAGAGAAAACATCAAAATCTGAGACGCTTGTTGATGTTCTCTATAATGGAATTTCTAATTACGTTAAAGAGCTGCGAGGTGCAAAAGCTGTGATTGATGGGAACCTG GTTGTTAATGATGAAGCATGCACCACAGAGGGTTTGCATGAAGTTGAGTTGCTTCTACCATTTATGAAGGATATGTACATTGAAG CATGCAGCCAGAAAGATGTTGTAGGTGTTGTCAATTTTACTGGCTCTCTATGTTCCTTTTCATTCTTGAATTCCAAGGAACCAATTTCACAAGCTTTTGCTGATATAAAG GATGATATCATCAGGAGTTTGCGAAGCAGGCTTGATATTATTTGCGATGAAGCAGATGAAGACCCAGGGCCAATCGACAATGGAATTAAGGAAGCAGGAAATGACTTAGCTTCTGAGAAGCCGGTTTCCCAACTCGTTTTACACTCCTTGAG GAAAAATTGCAATCTTTCACTACCTCGGAGAGTCTTTGTTCCATGGTTGGCGGGTACATATATCTGTGACTATCTCCAACCATCAGAGACACTTGag TAG
- the LOC107957849 gene encoding protein odr-4 homolog isoform X1, whose protein sequence is MVKAVVGEESQLQLAEDRLSRSSEPAQVGLVIGKLNSALDRGFVFDLVPTPQNDAGQPACSVLEPAKDNKKKGSKSKSQTSDSSSNLAIDKDWVAEHARQVSRMMVGGIKVVGIYVWASESAFKNSTMVLCQTVKGVAEAASTLEDDLDERLLIHICYSPRRWTCRNCTLSSNITSSSLRPCDFKMGRVLTSLQTFKCLYNFDLRLPIYQEKTSKSETLVDVLYNGISNYVKELRGAKAVIDGNLVVNDEACTTEGLHEVELLLPFMKDMYIEACSQKDVVGVVNFTGSLCSFSFLNSKEPISQAFADIKDDIIRSLRSRLDIICDEADEDPGPIDNGIKEAGNDLASEKPVSQLVLHSLRKNCNLSLPRRVFVPWLAGTYICDYLQPSETLEVLKDHCVELMSMEAPNDASKILEPEEEAIRVSTRSFWDVVLPYCSTSSSTQEKNMEITGKENSQKTSKSPSLYFIAAVIILLLSVLVGFVFVRKS, encoded by the exons ATGGTGAAAGCAGTGGTCGGAGAAGAAAGCCAACTCCAGCTAGCTGAGGATCGTCTCTCCCGATCTTCAGAACCGGCTCAG GTTGGTCTGGTGATAGGGAAACTCAACTCCGCTCTGGACCGCGGCTTCGTGTTCGATTTAGTACCCACTCCTCAAAACGACGCCGGACAACCAGCTTGTTCGGTTTTGGAGCCAGCAAAAGACAACAAGAAAAAAGGATCGAAATCCAAATCTCAGACGTCTGATTCTTCCTCTAATTTGGCCATTGACAAGGATTGGGTCGCTGAACATGCTCGCCAA GTGTCAAGAATGATGGTGGGTGGAATCAAAGTAGTGGGTATTTATGTGTGGGCAAGTGAGTCCGCTTTCAAGAATTCGACCATGGTGCTTTGCCAG ACTGTGAAGGGAGTTGCTGAAGCAGCTTCCACTTTGGAGGATGACCTTGATGAAAGATTGCTTATTCACATATGTTATAGCCCAAGGAG ATGGACATGTCGGAATTGTACACTGTCATCAAATATTACGTCAAGCAGCTTACGGCCTTGTGACTTCAAAATGGGGAGGGTCTTAACTTCTCTTCAAACTTTTAAGTGCTTGTACAATTTTGATCTTAG GCTGCCAATTTATCAAGAGAAAACATCAAAATCTGAGACGCTTGTTGATGTTCTCTATAATGGAATTTCTAATTACGTTAAAGAGCTGCGAGGTGCAAAAGCTGTGATTGATGGGAACCTG GTTGTTAATGATGAAGCATGCACCACAGAGGGTTTGCATGAAGTTGAGTTGCTTCTACCATTTATGAAGGATATGTACATTGAAG CATGCAGCCAGAAAGATGTTGTAGGTGTTGTCAATTTTACTGGCTCTCTATGTTCCTTTTCATTCTTGAATTCCAAGGAACCAATTTCACAAGCTTTTGCTGATATAAAG GATGATATCATCAGGAGTTTGCGAAGCAGGCTTGATATTATTTGCGATGAAGCAGATGAAGACCCAGGGCCAATCGACAATGGAATTAAGGAAGCAGGAAATGACTTAGCTTCTGAGAAGCCGGTTTCCCAACTCGTTTTACACTCCTTGAG GAAAAATTGCAATCTTTCACTACCTCGGAGAGTCTTTGTTCCATGGTTGGCGGGTACATATATCTGTGACTATCTCCAACCATCAGAGACACTTGag GTTTTAAAAGATCATTGTGTTGAGTTGATGTCCATGGAAGCTCCAAATGATGCATCAAAAATATTGGAACCTGAAGAAGAAGCCATTAGAGTGTCCACTAGATCTTTTTGGGATGTAGTTCTCCCTTACTGTTCGACATCAAGCTCTACCCAAGAAAAGAACATGGAAATTACCGGCAAAGAAAATAGCCAGAAAACTAGCAAGTCACCCAGTCTCTACTTCATTGCAGCCGTTATCATCCTCCTCCTCTCAGTATTAGTAGGTTTCGTGTTTGTAAGAAAATCATAG